One Nonomuraea angiospora DNA segment encodes these proteins:
- a CDS encoding TetR/AcrR family transcriptional regulator C-terminal domain-containing protein produces MPAKRPPVPLSRERIIEAALHIADSQGLRRLTMRRLGDALEVEAMAIYHHLPRGKEALMDALAEHVTAVRVEQAATWQETAKAWCRAGRELLREHPGVLALALTKPPKGATALAIREQTEQLADGGLADAAEAVRALRAFVFGSVAVEVQQSGWADPEVDEWVRRDERADIDFERGLDALLKGLQT; encoded by the coding sequence ATGCCCGCCAAGAGACCGCCCGTCCCGCTCTCCCGCGAGCGCATCATCGAGGCCGCACTCCACATCGCCGACAGCCAGGGCCTGCGCCGGCTCACCATGCGCCGGCTGGGCGACGCCCTGGAGGTGGAGGCCATGGCCATCTACCACCACCTGCCCAGGGGCAAGGAGGCGCTGATGGACGCCCTGGCCGAGCACGTCACCGCGGTCCGCGTCGAGCAGGCCGCCACCTGGCAGGAGACGGCCAAGGCCTGGTGCCGGGCGGGGCGGGAGCTGCTGCGCGAGCATCCGGGCGTGCTGGCGCTGGCCCTGACCAAGCCGCCCAAGGGCGCCACGGCCCTGGCCATCAGGGAGCAGACCGAGCAGCTCGCCGACGGGGGGCTGGCCGACGCGGCGGAGGCCGTGCGGGCACTGAGGGCCTTCGTCTTCGGCAGCGTGGCCGTCGAGGTGCAGCAGTCGGGCTGGGCCGATCCCGAAGTTGACGAATGGGTCAGGCGGGACGAAAGAGCCGATATCGATTTCGAGCGCGGACTCGACGCTCTGCTCAAGGGATTGCAAACGTAG
- a CDS encoding RNA polymerase sigma factor, which translates to MPRTAVATPSATLDQLIERGRAQGHLSLAELRDAFADAGISPSEGRTILRELSESGVSLAAENEPSLSKTAPKTSRKPARAKTTGRKAAEAKTGPPKNGTAKNGTVKSATDAAARAVTRSEPKPEHEEDLPDDLALSAEDAEIENEQIDLDDTQSAMGDSVHTYLKSIGRRTLLTAAQEVELARRIEAGLYAEYKLETEPDLPVSAQDDLLLVVEDGKRAKDHMLEANLRLVVSVAKKYTDRGMSLLDVVQEGNLGLIRAVEKFDYTKGFKFSTYAMWWIRQAIQRGFADSARTIRLPVHVLEMLSKLSRVERDMHQRLGREPTPEELAVELDKTPDQIEELLRTSRQPISLNATIGEDGETTIGDLIEDVDSPEASEIVDRQLLGDQLRGVLDNLSPRESKIMALRFGLVDGKPHTLDEIGKHLGLTRERIRQLEKESLSKLRHPSNTRPLLDWAS; encoded by the coding sequence ATGCCCAGAACCGCCGTAGCGACCCCATCTGCGACTCTCGACCAACTCATTGAACGAGGGCGAGCCCAGGGTCACCTTTCTCTCGCGGAGCTGCGTGACGCGTTCGCCGACGCCGGTATCAGCCCCTCTGAAGGCCGCACGATCCTGCGCGAGCTCTCGGAGAGCGGTGTGAGCCTGGCCGCCGAGAACGAGCCGTCTCTCAGCAAGACCGCCCCGAAGACCTCCAGGAAGCCCGCGCGTGCAAAGACTACCGGCCGCAAGGCGGCGGAGGCAAAAACCGGCCCGCCCAAGAACGGCACGGCCAAGAACGGCACGGTGAAGAGCGCCACCGACGCGGCCGCCAGGGCCGTGACCCGCTCCGAGCCCAAGCCGGAGCACGAGGAGGACCTGCCCGACGACCTCGCGCTGAGCGCCGAGGACGCCGAGATCGAGAACGAGCAGATCGACCTGGACGACACCCAGTCGGCCATGGGCGACTCCGTGCACACCTACCTCAAGTCCATCGGCCGCCGCACGCTGCTCACCGCGGCGCAGGAGGTCGAGCTGGCCCGGCGGATCGAGGCGGGCCTGTACGCCGAGTACAAGCTGGAGACCGAGCCCGACCTGCCCGTCTCCGCCCAGGACGACCTCCTGCTGGTGGTCGAGGACGGCAAGCGGGCCAAGGACCACATGCTGGAGGCCAACCTCCGGCTCGTGGTGTCGGTCGCCAAGAAGTACACCGACCGCGGCATGTCGCTCCTGGACGTGGTCCAGGAGGGCAACCTGGGGCTGATCAGGGCCGTGGAGAAGTTCGACTACACCAAGGGCTTCAAGTTCTCCACGTACGCCATGTGGTGGATCAGGCAGGCCATCCAGCGCGGCTTCGCCGACTCGGCCCGTACGATCCGGCTGCCCGTGCACGTGCTGGAGATGCTGTCCAAGCTGTCGCGCGTCGAGCGTGACATGCACCAGCGCCTGGGGCGCGAGCCCACGCCCGAGGAGCTGGCCGTCGAGCTGGACAAGACGCCCGACCAGATCGAGGAGCTGCTGCGCACCAGCCGCCAGCCGATCTCGCTCAACGCCACGATCGGCGAGGACGGGGAGACCACGATCGGCGACCTCATCGAGGACGTGGACTCGCCCGAGGCTTCGGAGATCGTCGACCGCCAGCTGCTGGGCGACCAGCTGCGCGGCGTGCTCGACAACCTCTCGCCCCGGGAGTCGAAGATCATGGCGCTCCGCTTCGGCCTGGTGGACGGCAAGCCCCACACGCTGGACGAGATCGGCAAGCACCTGGGGCTGACCCGGGAGCGGATCCGCCAGCTGGAGAAGGAGTCGCTCTCCAAGCTCCGCCACCCCAGCAACACCCGCCCGCTGCTGGACTGGGCGAGCTGA
- a CDS encoding AMP-binding protein: MWRNPSHPDRPLHAIVQPPGPALYTAIRDALSGEGPAVLPLAPGQSEAAVAALRPTHAGGALLSDGEGVPSGVAVVIATSGSTGAPKGVLLSAAALRASAAASLRRVGAAKGERWLCCLPVSHIAGLQVLVRALLSESEPIIHARFDPHEVLGSGADHVSLVPTQLHRLVELGADLSVFRTILLGGAAPRPGLLERARDLGARIVTTYGMSETCGGCVYDGRPLDNVEVKIGEDGLVRIAGAVLFSGYRFGAADPFDGDWFRTSDLGEMAGGRLRVLGRADDVINTGGEKVVAAAVAEVLGTHPEVADVAVIGTPDAEWGELVTAIVVAANPDTPLTLPQLRAFCRDKLPPHAAPRSLRLVPQLPLLPNGKTDFVRLRAGT, translated from the coding sequence ATGTGGAGGAACCCGTCGCATCCGGACCGTCCGCTGCATGCCATTGTGCAGCCTCCCGGACCCGCCCTGTACACGGCGATCCGCGACGCGCTGAGCGGCGAGGGCCCCGCCGTCCTCCCCCTGGCCCCGGGCCAGTCCGAGGCGGCCGTGGCCGCGCTGCGCCCCACGCACGCCGGCGGCGCGCTCCTGAGCGACGGCGAGGGCGTCCCCTCCGGCGTGGCGGTCGTGATCGCCACCAGCGGCAGCACCGGCGCCCCCAAGGGCGTGCTGCTCTCGGCCGCCGCCCTGCGCGCCTCGGCCGCCGCCTCCCTGCGCCGCGTGGGGGCCGCCAAGGGCGAGCGCTGGCTGTGCTGCCTGCCCGTCTCCCACATCGCCGGCCTCCAGGTCCTGGTACGCGCCCTGCTGTCGGAGAGCGAGCCGATCATCCACGCCCGGTTCGACCCGCACGAGGTGCTCGGTTCGGGGGCCGACCACGTCTCCCTCGTCCCCACCCAGCTGCACCGGCTGGTCGAGCTGGGGGCGGACCTGTCGGTGTTCCGCACGATCCTGCTCGGCGGCGCCGCGCCCCGGCCGGGGCTGCTGGAGCGGGCCCGGGACCTCGGCGCCCGGATCGTGACGACGTACGGGATGAGCGAGACGTGCGGCGGCTGCGTCTACGACGGCCGGCCCCTCGACAACGTGGAGGTCAAGATCGGCGAGGACGGGCTGGTCAGGATCGCCGGCGCCGTGCTGTTCTCCGGCTACCGCTTCGGCGCCGCCGACCCGTTCGACGGCGACTGGTTCCGCACCTCCGACCTGGGCGAGATGGCCGGGGGCCGGCTGCGCGTGCTGGGACGGGCCGACGACGTGATCAACACCGGCGGCGAGAAGGTGGTGGCCGCCGCCGTGGCCGAGGTGCTCGGCACCCACCCGGAGGTGGCCGACGTGGCCGTGATCGGCACGCCCGACGCGGAGTGGGGCGAACTGGTCACCGCCATCGTGGTGGCCGCCAATCCCGACACGCCACTCACGCTTCCCCAATTGAGGGCGTTCTGCCGCGATAAGCTTCCCCCTCACGCCGCCCCACGCAGCCTGCGCCTGGTGCCCCAGCTGCCGCTGCTGCCGAACGGGAAGACCGACTTCGTCCGGCTCCGGGCAGGAACCTGA
- a CDS encoding o-succinylbenzoate synthase has translation MRTRFRGQTVREGVLLHGPAGWGEFSPFPEYGPRECARWLACAREAAFEGWPEPVRDSVPVNATVPAVGPEQAHDIVRRSGCGTAKVKVAERGQSFDDDVARVEAVRDALGPGGRLRIDANGAWDVDEAVRRLKRLDRFDLEYAEQPCATLEELAAVRRACDVPIAADESIRRAEDPLRVRAAEAADIAVVKVQPLGGVRAALKVVEACGLPAVVSSAVETSVGLAAGLALAAALPALPYACGLGTMALLAGDVVDDSLVPVEGSLTVRRPTVDFQHLSAFEIESPQWLRRMQEASR, from the coding sequence ATGCGCACCCGGTTCCGTGGACAGACCGTCAGGGAAGGCGTGCTGCTGCACGGTCCCGCCGGGTGGGGGGAGTTCTCCCCGTTCCCCGAATACGGCCCGCGCGAGTGCGCCCGCTGGCTGGCGTGCGCCCGCGAGGCGGCCTTCGAGGGCTGGCCGGAGCCGGTGCGCGACAGCGTCCCCGTCAACGCGACCGTGCCCGCCGTGGGGCCCGAGCAGGCCCATGACATCGTCCGGCGCTCGGGCTGCGGCACGGCCAAGGTCAAGGTCGCCGAGCGCGGCCAGAGCTTCGACGACGACGTGGCCAGGGTGGAGGCCGTGCGCGACGCGCTCGGGCCGGGCGGCCGGCTGCGGATCGACGCCAACGGCGCGTGGGACGTGGACGAGGCGGTGCGCCGGCTCAAGCGGCTCGACCGGTTCGACCTGGAATACGCCGAGCAGCCGTGCGCCACGCTGGAGGAGCTGGCCGCGGTGCGGCGGGCCTGCGACGTGCCGATCGCGGCCGACGAGTCCATCCGCAGGGCGGAGGACCCGCTGCGGGTGCGCGCGGCCGAGGCGGCCGACATCGCGGTGGTCAAGGTGCAGCCGCTCGGCGGGGTGCGCGCGGCGCTCAAGGTGGTGGAGGCGTGCGGGCTGCCCGCCGTGGTCTCCAGCGCTGTGGAGACGTCCGTCGGGCTGGCCGCGGGGCTGGCGCTGGCGGCGGCGCTGCCGGCGTTGCCGTACGCGTGCGGGCTGGGCACGATGGCGTTGCTGGCGGGCGACGTGGTGGACGACTCCCTGGTGCCGGTGGAGGGCTCCCTGACGGTACGGCGTCCTACGGTGGATTTTCAGCATTTGTCAGCTTTTGAGATTGAATCTCCCCAGTGGCTTCGCCGGATGCAGGAGGCGTCACGTTGA
- the menD gene encoding 2-succinyl-5-enolpyruvyl-6-hydroxy-3-cyclohexene-1-carboxylic-acid synthase — protein MNPATALATVLVDELVRCGLTDVVLAPGSRSAPLALALHAESRVRLHVRIDERSASYLALGLAKRGERPVALICSSGTAVANFHPAVIEASESGVPLLLLTADRPPELRGTGANQTIDQIKLFGSSTRWFAEVGVPEDRPGQVAYWRSLACRAYQRASGPSDPGPVHLNLAFREPLIPDGDTSWSEPLDGGGNGPWVRARVAPPPVALHIAPTRRGVLVVGDGAANVRRYVAAAGMAGWPVLSEPNGGGRYGDHSISTYHYLLGTPEFADAHRPDVIVTLGRPGLSRPLLSWLKRAGEHIVVAPDLGRWPDPTRSATQVAQAVEIPVAAGDDSWLHAWRQADAVVRSATDAVLDASGTSEPRLARDLVDSLPNGALLFCGSSMPIRDLDQSMRPRRGIRLMASRGASGIDGVVSAAMGAALAHNGPSYALIGDLSFLHDQNGLILGPREPRPDLCFVVVNNDGGGIFSLLPQAAVRDPFERVFGTPHGVDLAYVAAATRTPYTLVEDLSDLSKALRGEGPRVVEVRTDREENVVVHARLREAAQEAVRSYLDS, from the coding sequence TTGAACCCCGCTACCGCACTGGCCACGGTCCTGGTCGACGAGCTGGTGCGCTGCGGCCTCACCGACGTGGTGCTGGCCCCCGGCTCGCGCTCCGCCCCGCTGGCGCTGGCGCTGCACGCCGAGTCGCGGGTGCGCCTGCACGTGCGCATCGACGAGCGGTCGGCGTCCTACCTGGCGCTGGGGCTGGCCAAGCGCGGCGAGCGGCCGGTGGCGCTGATCTGCTCCTCCGGCACGGCCGTGGCGAACTTCCACCCCGCGGTGATCGAGGCGAGCGAGTCCGGCGTGCCGCTGCTGCTGCTGACCGCCGACCGGCCGCCCGAGCTGCGCGGCACGGGCGCCAACCAGACGATCGACCAGATCAAGCTGTTCGGCTCGTCGACCCGCTGGTTCGCCGAGGTGGGGGTGCCTGAGGACCGTCCCGGCCAGGTCGCCTACTGGCGCTCGCTGGCCTGCCGCGCCTACCAGCGCGCCTCGGGCCCGTCCGACCCGGGGCCCGTGCACCTCAACCTGGCCTTCAGGGAGCCGCTGATCCCCGACGGCGACACCTCCTGGTCCGAGCCGCTCGACGGCGGCGGCAACGGCCCGTGGGTGCGGGCCCGGGTCGCGCCCCCGCCCGTCGCGCTGCACATCGCGCCGACCAGGCGCGGCGTGCTGGTGGTCGGCGACGGTGCCGCCAACGTGCGCCGCTACGTCGCGGCGGCGGGCATGGCGGGCTGGCCGGTGCTGTCGGAGCCCAACGGCGGCGGCCGCTACGGCGACCACTCGATCTCCACCTACCACTACCTGCTGGGCACGCCGGAGTTCGCGGACGCCCACCGGCCCGACGTGATCGTGACACTGGGGCGGCCGGGGCTGTCCAGGCCGCTGCTGTCGTGGCTGAAGCGGGCCGGGGAGCACATCGTGGTGGCGCCCGACCTGGGCCGCTGGCCCGACCCCACCCGCTCGGCCACGCAGGTGGCGCAGGCCGTGGAGATCCCGGTGGCGGCCGGTGACGACTCGTGGCTGCACGCCTGGCGGCAGGCCGACGCGGTGGTCAGGTCGGCCACGGACGCGGTGCTGGACGCCTCGGGCACGAGCGAGCCGCGCCTGGCCAGGGACCTGGTCGACTCGCTGCCCAACGGCGCGCTGCTGTTCTGCGGCTCCTCGATGCCGATCCGCGACCTGGACCAGTCGATGCGGCCGCGGCGCGGCATCAGGCTGATGGCCAGCAGGGGCGCCTCCGGCATCGACGGCGTGGTGTCCGCGGCGATGGGCGCGGCCCTGGCGCACAACGGCCCCTCCTACGCGCTGATCGGCGACCTGTCGTTCCTGCACGACCAGAACGGGCTGATCCTCGGCCCCCGCGAGCCCCGGCCCGACCTGTGCTTCGTGGTCGTCAACAACGACGGGGGCGGGATCTTCTCGCTGCTGCCCCAGGCGGCGGTGCGCGACCCGTTCGAGCGGGTGTTCGGCACGCCGCACGGGGTGGACCTCGCGTACGTGGCGGCGGCCACGCGCACGCCGTACACGCTGGTGGAGGACCTCTCCGACCTGTCCAAGGCGCTGCGCGGCGAGGGGCCGCGCGTGGTCGAGGTGCGCACCGACCGCGAGGAGAACGTCGTCGTGCACGCCCGCCTGCGCGAGGCCGCGCAGGAGGCCGTCCGTTCCTACCTGGACAGCTAG
- a CDS encoding 5'-3' exonuclease, whose translation MLLDTPSLYFRAFFGVPESIKGPDGSPVNAVRGLIDMIATLVRQHSPTELVATMDADWRPAFRVQAIPTYKAHRVAHGDTEEVPEALVPQIAVIQDVLDALGIARLESPGYEADDVIGTLTHRAPGTVDIVTGDRDLFQLVDDARPVRVLYTARGIRNLQIVDEAFVTAKYGIPGRAYADFATLRGDPSDGLPGVSGVGEKTAAALITRFGSLDALLQALDAGVTDGFPAGARTKLGAARDYLSAAPAVVKVAPDAPLPDADLTLPAKPRDPEALVALADRHGLDGPLNRLLDVLGR comes from the coding sequence ATGCTTCTCGACACCCCGTCGCTCTACTTCCGCGCCTTCTTCGGCGTGCCGGAGTCGATCAAGGGCCCGGACGGCTCCCCGGTCAACGCCGTGCGCGGACTCATCGACATGATCGCCACTCTCGTCCGCCAGCACTCCCCCACCGAGCTCGTGGCCACGATGGACGCCGACTGGCGGCCCGCCTTCCGCGTCCAGGCGATCCCGACGTACAAGGCGCACCGCGTCGCCCACGGCGACACCGAGGAGGTGCCCGAGGCGCTCGTCCCGCAGATCGCCGTCATCCAGGACGTGCTCGACGCGCTCGGCATCGCCCGCCTGGAGTCGCCCGGCTACGAGGCCGACGACGTCATCGGCACCCTCACCCACCGGGCCCCGGGCACCGTGGACATCGTGACCGGCGACCGCGACCTGTTCCAGCTCGTCGACGACGCCCGCCCCGTACGCGTGCTCTACACCGCCCGCGGCATCCGCAACCTGCAGATCGTGGACGAGGCGTTCGTCACCGCCAAATACGGCATCCCCGGGCGCGCCTACGCCGACTTCGCCACCCTGCGCGGCGACCCCAGCGACGGCCTGCCCGGCGTGTCCGGCGTCGGCGAGAAGACCGCCGCCGCCCTCATCACCCGCTTCGGCTCGCTCGACGCCCTGCTCCAGGCCCTCGACGCGGGCGTCACCGACGGCTTCCCCGCGGGCGCCCGCACCAAGCTGGGCGCCGCCCGCGACTACCTGAGCGCCGCCCCCGCCGTCGTCAAGGTGGCCCCCGACGCGCCGCTGCCCGACGCCGACCTCACCCTGCCGGCCAAGCCGCGCGACCCGGAGGCCCTGGTGGCCCTCGCCGACCGCCACGGCCTCGACGGCCCGCTCAACCGCCTGCTCGACGTGCTGGGCCGCTAG
- a CDS encoding PP2C family protein-serine/threonine phosphatase yields MVDVAGAAEPLGHKSNKGHTDHPGSENDAEMLAVRLAHAQRLGNMGWAEWHMHSGETIWSDQVYLIFGRNPADGPIALPDLAKHVEQADMGTLDRLLWAAVESVEPVQAEFRIRRRGELRDLRVVLEPLMAPGGPIGLHGVIQDITGRRRAERMMSESRRQLLEAREQAAEELHVMLALREAILPEHPGCLDLPHSTIAVRYVPAEKTASLGGDWFEAAPAPDGRLLLAIGDVSGHGLPAIAHMAQLRHALVGLAMTGQPAHRLLTWLNDLVLHQLKETTATAIIGHLDPETRVFAWGQAGNLAPILVRDGVASQLDQPRGVLLGAAAGRPYELATTRLLPGDLLLMFTDGLVERRTRDIDVGLDLVLAAARDVPARDLDAGLDHLLADIGGPNPEDDACLLAVSIPAQGAEPLVKGATIDPC; encoded by the coding sequence ATGGTCGACGTCGCAGGCGCGGCCGAGCCGCTCGGTCACAAGAGCAACAAGGGCCACACCGATCACCCGGGCTCCGAGAACGACGCCGAGATGCTCGCCGTACGGCTGGCGCACGCCCAGCGGCTCGGCAACATGGGCTGGGCCGAATGGCACATGCACAGCGGCGAGACGATCTGGTCCGACCAGGTCTACCTGATCTTCGGCCGTAACCCGGCCGACGGCCCGATCGCCCTGCCCGACCTGGCGAAACACGTCGAGCAGGCGGACATGGGCACGCTCGACCGGCTGCTGTGGGCAGCCGTCGAGAGCGTCGAGCCGGTCCAGGCGGAGTTCCGCATCCGCCGCCGCGGCGAGCTGCGCGACCTGCGCGTCGTCCTCGAACCCCTCATGGCCCCCGGCGGCCCCATCGGCCTGCACGGCGTCATCCAGGACATCACCGGCCGCCGCCGCGCCGAGCGCATGATGTCGGAGTCGCGCCGCCAGCTCCTCGAGGCCCGCGAGCAGGCCGCCGAAGAGCTCCACGTCATGCTCGCCCTGCGCGAGGCCATCCTCCCCGAGCACCCCGGCTGCCTCGACCTGCCGCACTCCACGATCGCGGTCCGGTACGTGCCCGCCGAGAAGACCGCGAGCCTGGGCGGCGACTGGTTCGAGGCCGCGCCCGCCCCCGACGGCCGGCTGCTGCTGGCCATCGGCGACGTCTCCGGCCACGGCCTGCCCGCCATCGCCCACATGGCCCAGCTCCGCCACGCCCTCGTCGGCCTGGCCATGACCGGCCAGCCCGCCCACCGGCTGCTCACCTGGCTGAACGACCTCGTCCTGCACCAGCTCAAGGAGACCACCGCCACCGCGATCATCGGCCATCTGGACCCGGAGACCCGGGTGTTCGCCTGGGGCCAGGCGGGCAACCTGGCGCCCATCCTCGTGCGCGACGGCGTCGCCAGCCAGCTCGACCAGCCCCGCGGCGTGCTGCTCGGCGCCGCCGCGGGCCGCCCGTACGAGCTGGCCACCACCCGGCTGCTGCCCGGGGACCTGCTGCTGATGTTCACCGACGGGCTGGTCGAGCGGCGCACCCGCGACATCGACGTCGGCCTCGACCTGGTCCTGGCCGCCGCCCGCGACGTGCCCGCCCGCGACCTGGACGCCGGGCTCGACCACCTCCTGGCCGACATCGGCGGCCCGAACCCCGAGGACGACGCCTGCCTGCTGGCGGTCTCCATACCGGCACAAGGCGCGGAACCGCTCGTCAAGGGTGCGACCATAGACCCGTGCTGA